Proteins encoded together in one Corynebacterium liangguodongii window:
- a CDS encoding DUF4185 domain-containing protein, producing the protein MNSRSPLTPPHSHPGSPVPMPGGITVQVIGDVLGPGISDHVGFLSGDVGVMAPLGDGTFALIFGDSFREENLRGQWLSPVGVAATLIDDQVAILRPLGAGERVEQLIDYPRPPGDNLTLIPSDVVNIDGTLYLQGMWNRGIGNVLSTEIWASRDRGRTWRSVGATDPGYLGGVGNLISWERGPDGLIYVVSTSFTRSNPVYLSRFALPDITERTRWQLFDPSTGAWSRDGAPILSGGVKAGELNLRYIDGHWVLAMFNNETLQVEVRASTTLAREWDSVPTAVVAKHGPWENKQSPMNFSQPYGGYIVPGSTLAHLNIVISQWNTADNSRYNATQFTVRGLDSFFGARA; encoded by the coding sequence ATGAATTCACGCAGTCCCCTCACACCGCCCCATTCCCACCCCGGCTCCCCCGTGCCCATGCCGGGCGGTATCACCGTGCAGGTCATCGGCGACGTCCTCGGCCCGGGCATCTCCGACCACGTCGGCTTCCTCTCGGGCGATGTGGGCGTGATGGCGCCGCTGGGCGATGGCACCTTCGCGCTCATCTTCGGCGACTCGTTCCGCGAGGAAAATCTGCGGGGTCAGTGGCTCAGCCCTGTCGGGGTTGCCGCCACGCTTATCGACGACCAGGTGGCCATCCTCCGCCCCCTCGGCGCCGGGGAGAGAGTCGAGCAGCTCATCGACTACCCGCGCCCTCCCGGCGACAACCTCACGCTCATCCCCTCCGACGTCGTCAACATCGACGGCACCCTCTACTTGCAGGGCATGTGGAACCGCGGTATCGGCAACGTGCTCTCCACGGAGATCTGGGCCTCTCGCGATCGCGGGCGCACATGGCGCAGCGTGGGCGCGACCGATCCGGGCTACCTCGGCGGGGTGGGAAACCTCATTTCCTGGGAGCGGGGGCCAGACGGGCTGATCTACGTCGTTTCTACCTCTTTTACGCGCAGCAACCCGGTCTACCTCTCGCGCTTCGCGCTGCCCGACATCACCGAGCGCACCCGCTGGCAGCTCTTCGACCCTTCCACGGGAGCGTGGTCGCGCGACGGGGCGCCGATTCTGAGCGGCGGCGTGAAGGCCGGCGAGCTCAACCTGCGCTACATCGACGGCCACTGGGTGCTCGCCATGTTCAACAACGAGACGCTCCAGGTCGAGGTGCGCGCCTCGACGACGCTGGCACGGGAGTGGGACTCGGTGCCTACCGCAGTCGTCGCCAAGCATGGCCCGTGGGAAAACAAACAATCCCCCATGAACTTCTCCCAACCCTACGGCGGGTACATCGTGCCCGGCTCCACGCTCGCTCACTTAAACATCGTCATCTCGCAATGGAACACCGCGGACAACAGCCGCTACAACGCCACCCAATTCACCGTGCGCGGCCTCGACTCCTTCTTCGGCGCCAGAGCCTAG
- a CDS encoding VOC family protein has product MPATYPYISFHGNAAEMFTYYHSIFGGELEVLTYGDQLDNGAEFPFPAPREAVAHGKLTGTFNLTGSDDLSDNSGALNRGDCSFVYEADDVEEGRRIIDALTKDGGRVTMPFERAPWGDHYGQCEDAYGMAWHISATA; this is encoded by the coding sequence ATGCCTGCAACCTACCCCTACATTTCCTTCCACGGCAACGCCGCGGAGATGTTCACCTACTACCACTCCATCTTCGGCGGCGAGCTCGAGGTCCTCACCTACGGCGACCAGCTCGACAACGGCGCCGAGTTCCCCTTCCCGGCCCCGCGCGAGGCCGTCGCCCACGGAAAGCTCACCGGCACCTTCAACCTCACCGGAAGCGATGACCTCTCCGATAACTCCGGAGCGCTCAACCGCGGAGACTGCTCCTTCGTCTACGAGGCAGACGACGTGGAGGAGGGCCGCCGCATTATCGACGCACTCACGAAGGACGGCGGGCGGGTGACCATGCCCTTCGAACGCGCCCCGTGGGGTGACCACTACGGGCAGTGCGAGGACGCCTACGGCATGGCCTGGCACATCTCCGCCACCGCCTAA
- a CDS encoding bifunctional metallophosphatase/5'-nucleotidase, protein MRFSLPRAAVAAVSVSALALSGLPVASAQTAGEFTVSNFTDFHGRWEQVIDTKKPENTIPGAVALKCAVDKAAEGRAHALTSSGDLIGASTFASMILDDEPTIDIMNLMGLDVSAVGNHEFDKGADDLTNRVVPEAEWTYLAAGADGLDRSTGVEGYKIMELDGVKVAFIGAVTDDMPNLVSPAGIEGITWVNPVDSINALADTLTASGEADVVIALPHEGKIAADAWSDNVDAVFMGHTHEYIAPEAGKTPLIIQAGQYSQGLANVDFAYDKATDTLTVQKAELLKPADITACDTPNPEIQAVIDAAVAEAKIEGSKVIGTLDQTLYRGTNAGADSGSNRGVESQLNNLLAEVAAWGLAKNSRITPDIAVMNAGGVRTDLLEGEVTYEEAFLVQPFGNEITYTTLKGSDFKEALEQQWQDPTQGRPFLSLGVSNNVSYTYDPTAPQGEHITSVTIDGVPLDPDKDYVVAGSTFLLGGGDRFSALKKGTPLSLIGYIDVQAFEEYLTTYLGGGDAPAPRTGQSNVGIHIDKPLVAGEQATIDLTSLIYTQGETAKTVTIELGDLKYSSEIDYDFGPANYNEAGRANFTFGIPKDYAGEYTLRVTTDAGTDVSLPLTVAPAKATTPTPAPKPSSDGSSDGSSGAFTGGSSTGLITGVIATIAAVVAAIALGVGGILANQPQLLGMLRAYVPGFPF, encoded by the coding sequence ATGCGCTTCTCCCTGCCCCGCGCCGCGGTCGCCGCGGTCTCCGTCAGCGCCCTGGCGCTCTCCGGCCTGCCGGTCGCTTCCGCGCAGACCGCCGGCGAGTTCACCGTGTCCAACTTCACCGACTTCCACGGCCGCTGGGAGCAAGTAATTGACACGAAAAAGCCGGAGAATACCATCCCCGGCGCCGTCGCACTCAAGTGCGCCGTCGATAAGGCTGCCGAGGGCCGCGCCCACGCCCTGACCTCCTCCGGCGACCTCATCGGCGCCTCTACGTTCGCCTCGATGATTCTTGACGATGAACCCACGATCGACATCATGAACCTCATGGGCCTCGACGTCTCCGCGGTGGGCAACCACGAGTTTGACAAGGGCGCCGACGACCTGACCAACCGCGTCGTCCCCGAGGCGGAGTGGACCTACCTCGCCGCGGGGGCTGATGGCCTGGACCGCTCCACCGGGGTGGAGGGCTACAAGATCATGGAACTCGACGGGGTCAAGGTCGCCTTCATCGGTGCTGTTACCGACGACATGCCTAACCTCGTCTCCCCCGCCGGCATCGAGGGGATCACCTGGGTAAACCCAGTGGACTCTATCAACGCGCTCGCCGACACGCTCACCGCCAGCGGCGAAGCCGACGTCGTCATCGCGCTGCCGCACGAGGGCAAGATCGCCGCCGACGCGTGGTCCGACAATGTTGACGCCGTCTTCATGGGGCATACCCACGAGTACATCGCACCCGAGGCAGGCAAGACCCCGCTCATCATCCAGGCGGGCCAGTACTCCCAGGGCCTGGCGAATGTCGACTTCGCCTACGACAAGGCCACCGACACGCTCACCGTGCAGAAGGCCGAGCTGCTCAAGCCCGCCGACATCACCGCCTGCGACACCCCCAACCCCGAGATCCAGGCAGTCATCGACGCGGCGGTGGCCGAAGCAAAAATCGAAGGTTCCAAGGTGATCGGCACCCTCGATCAGACGCTCTACCGCGGCACCAACGCGGGCGCGGATTCGGGCTCGAACCGCGGCGTCGAGTCCCAGCTCAACAACCTCCTGGCCGAGGTCGCCGCATGGGGCCTAGCCAAGAACTCCCGGATCACGCCCGACATCGCGGTGATGAACGCCGGCGGCGTCCGTACGGACCTGCTCGAGGGTGAGGTGACCTACGAGGAAGCCTTTCTAGTCCAGCCCTTCGGCAACGAGATCACTTACACCACCTTGAAGGGATCCGACTTCAAGGAAGCCCTCGAGCAGCAGTGGCAAGACCCCACCCAGGGCCGGCCCTTCCTCTCCCTCGGCGTGTCCAACAACGTCTCCTACACCTACGACCCCACCGCTCCGCAGGGCGAGCACATCACCTCCGTCACCATCGATGGCGTCCCGCTCGACCCGGACAAGGACTACGTCGTGGCCGGCTCGACCTTCCTGCTCGGCGGCGGCGACCGGTTCAGCGCGCTGAAGAAAGGTACCCCGCTTTCCCTCATCGGCTACATCGACGTCCAGGCTTTCGAGGAATACCTCACCACCTACCTCGGCGGCGGGGACGCCCCGGCACCGCGCACCGGGCAATCCAACGTCGGCATCCACATCGACAAGCCGCTCGTGGCGGGCGAGCAGGCCACCATCGACCTGACCTCGCTGATCTACACCCAGGGCGAGACCGCAAAGACGGTCACGATCGAACTGGGAGACCTCAAGTACAGCTCGGAGATCGACTACGACTTCGGCCCGGCTAACTACAACGAGGCGGGCCGGGCGAACTTCACGTTCGGAATTCCGAAGGACTACGCCGGTGAGTACACCCTCCGCGTCACCACCGATGCCGGTACGGATGTCTCCCTTCCCCTTACCGTCGCACCGGCGAAGGCCACGACCCCCACGCCGGCACCGAAGCCCTCTTCCGACGGCTCCTCTGATGGCTCTTCCGGCGCCTTCACTGGCGGCTCGTCGACCGGCCTGATCACCGGCGTGATCGCCACCATTGCCGCCGTGGTCGCCGCTATTGCCTTGGGGGTTGGCGGCATCCTGGCTAACCAGCCGCAGCTGCTGGGCATGCTGCGCGCCTACGTCCCTGGCTTCCCGTTCTAG
- a CDS encoding DHA2 family efflux MFS transporter permease subunit has protein sequence MMIGFFMILLDSTIVSVAIPALAADLGARYNEVIWVNSAYLLAYAVPLLITGRLGDRFGPRSVYLAGLALFTASSLACGLAHSIPLLVAARIFQGLGGALLTPQTMSVMIRIFPPDIRGGAMGVWGATAGVATVAGPLVGGVLVDAAGWPWIFFVNVPIGVVGLALAWRFVPVLEGTARRLDWAGVAMSAVGMFCLIFGIQEIQRVSWSWVLVAAGLAFLLGFAAWQRRTRTDPLVPPALFRDHNYTLSILAIFAIGFTVATYAIPWMIYVQQGVGYTPTQAALLVLPAGVVSGALSPYIGRLTNTLPPKPFAVAGMALIGISVVLMALITTSEADPRWLLAVSVVTGLGNAMMWGPLSMIATRNLDPRLAGAGSSVYNTMRQVGSVIGSAAVAALMGAQVARHGSLSAAMGTSMLLPAAVMCLGAVIGTAFARTEAWSRP, from the coding sequence ATGATGATCGGGTTCTTTATGATCCTGCTCGACTCGACCATCGTCTCCGTGGCCATACCGGCGCTGGCCGCCGACCTCGGGGCGCGCTACAACGAGGTCATTTGGGTCAACAGCGCCTACCTCCTCGCCTACGCCGTGCCGCTGCTCATCACCGGCCGGCTGGGCGACCGCTTCGGCCCGCGCTCGGTCTACCTCGCGGGCCTGGCGTTGTTTACCGCCTCGTCCCTGGCGTGCGGCCTGGCGCATTCGATCCCGCTGCTCGTGGCCGCGAGGATCTTCCAGGGCCTCGGCGGGGCGCTGTTGACCCCGCAGACGATGAGTGTGATGATCCGCATCTTCCCGCCGGACATCCGCGGCGGCGCGATGGGCGTGTGGGGAGCGACCGCGGGTGTGGCCACTGTCGCGGGCCCGCTCGTGGGCGGCGTGCTTGTCGACGCCGCCGGCTGGCCCTGGATCTTCTTCGTCAACGTCCCCATCGGCGTGGTCGGGCTCGCCCTGGCGTGGCGCTTCGTCCCGGTACTCGAAGGCACGGCCCGCCGCCTCGACTGGGCCGGGGTGGCAATGAGCGCCGTGGGCATGTTCTGCCTCATCTTCGGCATCCAGGAAATCCAGCGCGTGTCCTGGTCGTGGGTTCTCGTTGCGGCGGGGCTCGCCTTCCTGCTCGGCTTCGCCGCCTGGCAAAGGCGCACGAGGACAGACCCGCTTGTCCCACCGGCGCTATTCCGTGACCACAACTACACGCTATCAATCCTCGCGATCTTCGCCATCGGTTTCACCGTGGCCACCTACGCCATCCCGTGGATGATCTACGTCCAGCAGGGCGTCGGATACACCCCGACCCAGGCCGCGCTCCTCGTGCTCCCCGCCGGTGTGGTCTCCGGCGCGCTCTCACCGTACATCGGCAGGCTCACCAACACGCTGCCGCCGAAGCCGTTCGCCGTGGCGGGGATGGCCTTGATCGGGATCTCCGTGGTGCTCATGGCGCTCATCACCACCTCCGAGGCTGACCCGCGCTGGTTGCTCGCCGTCTCGGTGGTCACGGGCCTGGGCAATGCGATGATGTGGGGACCTTTGTCGATGATTGCCACGCGCAACCTCGACCCGCGGCTCGCCGGGGCTGGCTCTTCGGTCTATAACACGATGCGCCAGGTGGGATCCGTGATCGGATCCGCTGCCGTCGCCGCGCTCATGGGCGCCCAGGTCGCCCGCCACGGCTCCTTGTCGGCGGCGATGGGGACGTCGATGTTGCTGCCCGCAGCTGTGATGTGCCTCGGTGCGGTCATTGGCACGGCCTTTGCCCGCACCGAGGCATGGTCGCGCCCTTAG
- a CDS encoding cupin domain-containing protein, whose translation MSQPVGDRGPQPYTVNIEQATVNNEAFRDTLWTGKNLQLTVMSIPAGGEVGAEIHDDHDQFLRLESGSLHAMIGASESELEVDTIVRDDDAIFVPAGKWHNFVNEGTETAKLYSIYAPPEHAHGTFHATKADADAAEHAEH comes from the coding sequence ATGTCTCAGCCCGTAGGCGATCGGGGCCCGCAGCCCTACACCGTGAACATTGAACAGGCCACCGTGAACAACGAGGCCTTCCGCGACACGCTGTGGACGGGTAAGAACCTGCAGCTCACGGTCATGTCCATCCCGGCAGGCGGCGAGGTAGGCGCCGAGATCCACGATGACCACGACCAGTTCCTCCGCCTGGAGTCCGGCTCACTGCACGCCATGATCGGCGCGAGCGAGTCTGAACTCGAGGTCGATACCATCGTGCGCGATGACGACGCGATCTTCGTCCCCGCCGGGAAGTGGCACAACTTCGTCAACGAGGGTACCGAGACTGCGAAGCTCTACTCCATCTACGCCCCGCCGGAGCACGCCCACGGCACCTTCCACGCCACGAAGGCCGACGCGGACGCCGCCGAGCACGCCGAACACTAG
- a CDS encoding ATP-binding cassette domain-containing protein yields the protein MTAPHDAIRVTGAHENNLKGVSLTIPKHKLTVFAGLSGSGKSSLVFDTIAAESRRLINETYSSFVQGFMPSMSRPDVDRLEGITTAITVDQEQLGANVRSTVGTATDATAMLRVLYSRVAEPNAGGPGAYSFNVPSVSGGGVLTDAKGKKKVVKDYKRTGGMCPECEGTGRASTFNVDEVVDTSKSLDDGAITVPGYKPGSWQLRAYAESGLYPADTPVADFTDEQRHALLFAEPRKMDYLGFNSTYEGLIPKLSKSLLSKDKEGLHKAMREFVERAVTTGTCPSCGGTRLAPHALASKINGKNIAELCAMEVGDLASWFDAIDAPSVAPLVAAIRDTLAHFVTIGLGYLTLDRPTSTLSGGEAQRIKMIRHLGSALTDVTYVFDEPTAGLHPDDIERMNTLLLELRDKGNTVLVVEHKAQTIEIADHVVELGPGAGADGGSVVFAGTVDELKAAQTLTGRHLHDSYRLKPDEECRAGNGVIEVRGASANNLDSVDVDIPRGVLVAITGVAGSGKSSLLAALPLDDHTVWVDQSHISGSRRSNPATYTGALDAIRKAFAKENGVKPALFSPNSEGACPHCKGAGVVYVDLGIMQGIDVVCEVCEGKRFDDAVLGYTFGGRTIAEVLDMPAAEAREFFSAKDHKVAAATRISGYLVDVGLGYIRLGQPLTTLSGGERQRLKLASHLNDKATLYVLDEPTTGLHAADSATLVALCDRLVDSGASVIVVEHNPAVVTRADHIIDLGPGAGSAGGRVVAQGTPSQVAGAASSVTGKYLRKFTGR from the coding sequence TTGACAGCCCCTCACGACGCGATCCGGGTCACGGGCGCCCACGAGAACAACCTCAAGGGCGTCTCGCTGACCATCCCGAAGCACAAGCTCACCGTCTTCGCCGGGTTGTCAGGCTCGGGAAAGTCTTCGCTGGTCTTCGACACCATTGCCGCGGAGTCGCGCAGGCTTATCAACGAGACGTACTCGTCGTTCGTGCAGGGCTTCATGCCCTCGATGTCGCGGCCCGACGTCGACAGGCTCGAGGGCATCACCACCGCCATCACGGTCGATCAGGAGCAGCTCGGGGCGAACGTGCGTTCCACGGTGGGCACCGCCACCGACGCCACGGCGATGCTGCGCGTGCTCTACTCGCGCGTGGCCGAGCCGAACGCGGGAGGGCCCGGTGCGTATTCCTTCAACGTGCCCTCCGTTAGCGGCGGCGGCGTTCTCACCGACGCCAAGGGCAAGAAGAAAGTGGTGAAGGACTACAAGCGCACAGGCGGGATGTGCCCCGAGTGCGAGGGCACGGGCCGCGCGTCGACCTTTAACGTCGACGAGGTCGTCGATACGAGCAAGTCGCTTGACGACGGCGCCATTACCGTCCCCGGCTACAAACCCGGCTCCTGGCAGCTGCGCGCGTACGCCGAGTCCGGCCTCTACCCCGCCGATACGCCTGTGGCTGACTTCACCGACGAGCAGCGCCACGCTCTGCTGTTCGCCGAGCCGCGCAAGATGGACTACCTCGGGTTTAACTCCACCTACGAAGGGCTCATCCCGAAGCTGTCGAAGTCGCTGCTGAGCAAGGACAAGGAGGGGCTGCACAAGGCGATGCGCGAGTTCGTCGAGCGCGCCGTGACCACCGGGACGTGCCCGTCCTGCGGCGGCACGCGCCTGGCCCCGCACGCGCTGGCCTCGAAGATCAACGGGAAGAACATCGCCGAGCTGTGCGCGATGGAGGTCGGCGACCTCGCTTCCTGGTTCGACGCCATCGATGCGCCGTCCGTCGCTCCGCTCGTTGCCGCGATCCGCGACACGCTGGCCCATTTCGTCACCATTGGGCTGGGTTATCTCACGCTCGACAGGCCGACATCGACGCTCTCGGGCGGGGAGGCGCAGCGCATCAAGATGATCCGCCACCTCGGCTCCGCGCTGACCGATGTCACGTACGTCTTCGACGAGCCCACCGCGGGCCTGCACCCGGACGACATCGAGCGGATGAACACGCTGCTGCTTGAGCTGCGTGACAAGGGCAACACCGTGCTCGTCGTCGAGCACAAGGCCCAGACCATCGAGATCGCCGACCACGTCGTCGAGCTCGGCCCGGGCGCCGGTGCCGACGGCGGCTCCGTCGTCTTCGCCGGCACCGTCGATGAGCTCAAAGCGGCGCAGACGCTCACGGGCCGCCACCTCCACGACAGCTACCGCCTCAAGCCCGACGAGGAGTGCCGCGCGGGCAATGGAGTCATCGAGGTGCGCGGGGCGAGCGCGAACAACCTCGACTCGGTCGACGTCGATATCCCGCGCGGCGTGCTCGTCGCGATCACGGGCGTCGCCGGTTCCGGCAAGTCCTCCCTGCTCGCGGCGCTGCCGCTCGATGACCACACGGTGTGGGTCGACCAGTCCCACATCTCCGGTTCGCGCCGGTCCAACCCGGCGACCTACACCGGGGCGCTCGATGCGATTCGCAAGGCCTTTGCCAAGGAAAACGGGGTCAAGCCCGCGCTGTTTTCCCCCAATTCCGAGGGTGCTTGCCCCCACTGCAAGGGCGCCGGGGTGGTCTACGTCGACCTGGGCATCATGCAAGGTATCGACGTGGTTTGCGAGGTCTGCGAGGGCAAGCGTTTTGACGACGCCGTGCTCGGCTACACCTTCGGCGGGCGCACCATCGCGGAGGTGCTCGACATGCCGGCGGCGGAGGCGCGGGAGTTCTTCTCGGCCAAGGACCACAAGGTCGCCGCCGCGACCCGCATCTCGGGCTACCTTGTCGACGTCGGGCTCGGCTATATCCGGCTCGGCCAGCCGCTGACTACGCTCTCCGGCGGGGAGCGCCAGCGCCTCAAGCTGGCCAGCCACCTCAACGACAAGGCCACCCTCTACGTCCTCGATGAGCCGACGACCGGGTTGCACGCCGCGGACTCCGCAACACTCGTCGCGCTGTGCGACAGGCTCGTGGACTCGGGCGCGAGCGTTATCGTCGTCGAGCACAACCCCGCCGTGGTCACGCGGGCGGACCACATTATCGACCTAGGGCCCGGCGCGGGCTCGGCGGGCGGCCGCGTCGTCGCCCAGGGCACGCCCTCGCAGGTCGCGGGCGCAGCCTCCTCCGTCACAGGAAAGTATTTGAGAAAGTTTACGGGCCGCTGA
- a CDS encoding pyridoxamine 5'-phosphate oxidase family protein, with product MKSLPAGIVEAMTYLDSEYLGNISSLCGRPPSFDTNDLPDDPFELFTQWFHAAVEAGCEDVRAATVATVDENGVPDARVMNLMELSDKGFSFGTGAHSTKVEQLTDSPVAALNFWWQPMNRTVRVRGAARLDEHSTEGFHIWRVEPVRLEFFQAVDARNATRVEYAFEANGWAVSLLDG from the coding sequence GTGAAGTCTCTCCCGGCGGGTATCGTCGAGGCCATGACCTACCTCGATTCCGAATACCTCGGCAACATCTCATCCCTGTGCGGGCGCCCGCCGAGCTTTGACACCAATGACCTTCCGGACGACCCTTTCGAGCTGTTCACCCAGTGGTTCCACGCTGCGGTCGAGGCGGGTTGCGAAGACGTCCGCGCGGCCACGGTCGCCACGGTCGACGAAAACGGGGTGCCGGACGCCCGTGTGATGAACCTGATGGAGCTAAGCGATAAGGGCTTCAGCTTTGGCACGGGCGCGCACTCGACCAAGGTCGAGCAGCTCACCGACAGCCCAGTCGCCGCCTTGAACTTCTGGTGGCAGCCGATGAACCGCACCGTGCGGGTGCGCGGCGCCGCGCGCCTTGATGAGCACTCCACGGAAGGCTTCCACATCTGGCGGGTCGAGCCGGTGCGCCTAGAGTTCTTCCAGGCTGTCGACGCGCGAAACGCGACGCGGGTGGAGTATGCCTTCGAGGCCAACGGGTGGGCCGTTAGCCTCCTCGATGGGTAG
- a CDS encoding DUF4185 domain-containing protein has product MSTFVVHPSHLSEVFVLRHPGSRLIALALSAALVSAAPPADARPGSSLGSSLGSSKPQADNARILGPSEPVAMPGGYSVRMVRDLLGPTLTPHVGLRSGDLGVMAPLGNGEFAVVFGDSFRGVNLLGEWLSPVGVVATLADGTIQVERPLNAGAGVTQLIAYNRPTHNFTLTPSDIINIDGTLYMQGMWHHGLGNVDTTEIWASRDRGRTWRSVGATDPGYLGGVGNLISWERGPDGLIYVVSTSFTRSNPVYLSRFALPDITERTRWQLFDPSTGAWSRDGAPILSGGVKAGELNLRYIDGHWVLAMFNNETLQVEVRASTTLAREWDSVPTAVVAKHGPWENKQSPMNFSQPYGGYIVPGSTLADLNIVISQWNTADNSRYNATQFTVRGLDSFFGAAR; this is encoded by the coding sequence ATGTCTACATTCGTCGTCCACCCTTCGCACCTCAGTGAGGTTTTCGTGCTCAGGCATCCAGGTTCCCGGCTCATCGCCCTTGCCCTGTCCGCAGCCCTCGTCAGCGCCGCCCCGCCGGCCGACGCACGCCCTGGTTCGTCGCTGGGCTCCTCGCTCGGCTCGAGCAAGCCCCAGGCCGACAACGCCAGGATCCTGGGTCCCTCGGAACCCGTGGCCATGCCCGGCGGGTATTCCGTGCGGATGGTGCGCGACCTCCTCGGCCCCACGCTCACCCCGCACGTGGGGCTGCGCTCCGGCGATTTGGGGGTGATGGCCCCGCTCGGCAACGGCGAGTTCGCGGTCGTATTTGGGGATTCGTTCCGCGGCGTGAATTTGCTCGGTGAGTGGCTCAGCCCCGTCGGCGTCGTCGCCACGCTTGCCGACGGCACCATCCAGGTCGAACGCCCCCTCAACGCCGGGGCCGGTGTCACACAGCTCATCGCCTACAACCGGCCGACCCACAACTTCACCCTCACCCCCTCCGACATCATCAACATCGACGGCACCCTCTACATGCAGGGCATGTGGCACCACGGCCTCGGCAACGTGGACACGACGGAGATCTGGGCCTCTCGCGATCGCGGGCGCACATGGCGCAGCGTGGGCGCGACCGATCCGGGCTACCTCGGCGGGGTGGGAAACCTCATTTCCTGGGAGCGGGGGCCAGACGGGCTGATCTACGTCGTTTCTACCTCTTTTACGCGCAGCAACCCGGTCTACCTCTCGCGCTTCGCGCTGCCCGACATCACCGAGCGCACCCGCTGGCAGCTCTTCGACCCTTCCACGGGAGCGTGGTCGCGCGACGGGGCGCCGATTCTGAGCGGCGGCGTGAAGGCCGGCGAGCTCAACCTGCGCTACATCGACGGCCACTGGGTGCTCGCCATGTTCAACAACGAGACGCTCCAGGTCGAGGTGCGCGCCTCGACGACGCTGGCACGGGAGTGGGACTCGGTGCCTACCGCAGTCGTCGCCAAGCATGGCCCGTGGGAAAACAAACAATCCCCCATGAACTTCTCCCAACCCTACGGCGGGTACATCGTGCCCGGCTCCACGCTCGCGGACTTAAACATCGTCATCTCGCAGTGGAACACCGCGGACAACAGCCGCTACAACGCCACCCAATTCACCGTGCGCGGCCTCGACTCCTTCTTCGGCGCCGCCCGCTAG
- a CDS encoding GNAT family N-acetyltransferase: MRIAKLRDAASAARLLREFNVEFGCAAPDLDALTRRYEKLISSGAGFVVLADGFQGFAQVTLRPTPYSDGPLAVLDELYVVPEHRSRGIGSRLLSRVETELRERGCEEMHISVDAGDVDARRFYERHGYSKTDPETGKDMYLYVREFGRGA; encoded by the coding sequence ATGAGGATCGCGAAGCTTCGTGATGCCGCGTCGGCCGCGCGGCTACTGCGCGAGTTCAACGTGGAGTTCGGCTGCGCCGCACCCGACCTCGACGCCTTGACCAGACGGTACGAAAAGCTCATCTCCTCGGGCGCGGGATTTGTTGTGCTCGCGGACGGATTCCAGGGGTTTGCGCAGGTTACTTTGCGCCCCACCCCCTATTCCGATGGCCCCCTCGCGGTGCTCGATGAGCTCTACGTCGTCCCGGAGCACCGCTCGCGCGGGATCGGCTCGCGCCTCCTCTCGCGCGTGGAAACGGAGCTGCGGGAGCGCGGTTGCGAGGAGATGCACATCAGCGTCGATGCGGGGGATGTCGATGCGCGCCGCTTCTACGAGCGGCACGGCTACTCCAAGACCGATCCGGAAACGGGCAAGGACATGTACCTCTACGTGCGCGAATTCGGCCGTGGCGCGTAA
- a CDS encoding spermidine synthase, producing MARKPRAPKKRIAGTYRIDTGTARIIEDPLRDGGYTLEVNNVPSSYVVLGAPEVLEYDYMEWIAGLMRGDAPFTSTHLGGAACTLASYFQQRWGGSHTAVEVDAALARLVRWAFEPAAPIVVAEARAYTHALAPGSQDVIVRDVFAGPATPRPLTTVEFYRAARTALAPGGIYAANVGDLPGLSQSSAELAGMAEVFAHIGVVSTPDILAGRAYGNIVLAGSDTELPGERRAREIACGAAARRD from the coding sequence GTGGCGCGTAAGCCCCGCGCGCCGAAGAAGCGCATCGCGGGCACCTATCGCATCGACACGGGCACCGCGCGCATTATCGAGGATCCGCTGCGCGACGGCGGCTACACGCTCGAGGTCAACAACGTTCCATCCTCCTACGTCGTCCTCGGCGCGCCGGAGGTGCTCGAATACGACTACATGGAGTGGATCGCGGGCCTCATGCGTGGCGACGCCCCCTTCACCAGCACCCACCTCGGCGGCGCCGCCTGCACCTTGGCGTCGTACTTCCAGCAGCGCTGGGGCGGCAGCCACACCGCCGTGGAGGTCGACGCGGCGCTCGCGAGGCTCGTGCGCTGGGCTTTCGAACCGGCCGCCCCAATTGTTGTCGCGGAGGCCCGCGCCTACACCCACGCGCTTGCCCCGGGGTCGCAAGACGTCATCGTTCGAGACGTCTTCGCCGGCCCCGCCACCCCGCGCCCGCTCACCACGGTGGAGTTCTACCGCGCGGCCCGCACCGCCCTCGCTCCCGGCGGGATCTACGCCGCCAACGTCGGTGACCTGCCGGGTCTTTCGCAGTCGAGCGCGGAGCTCGCCGGGATGGCAGAGGTGTTTGCGCACATCGGGGTGGTATCAACCCCGGATATCCTCGCCGGGCGGGCCTACGGCAACATCGTCCTGGCCGGCTCGGACACCGAACTGCCCGGGGAGCGGCGGGCGCGCGAGATCGCCTGCGGCGCGGCGGCCCGGCGAGACTAG